In one Pseudomonas sp. R84 genomic region, the following are encoded:
- the mksB gene encoding Mks condensin complex protein MksB — MIEPKRVLRALAEHWALLEPLCEHFDQGTLSLNELRTQLAAQQLDSTPQDITSLLDVWIRLDILIPVAKSPNRFELNAQIHDFLAYLRREHRLGLCLEIEAYLRHLERLAGYIQDAFEVRDGHDLARQLRLLDMRVRDVLKKLDNDEQALVAVAERAKTSDRQIPLRQRYAEVLATWDEYVEPMIDLVNADGAFEQGVRKVETVLLKMLSEQQRLGHLVDDDMLLRTHARILEMQTSAQLTLRHARELLLPLREEARRHNAVTRGAALALAAIRRKGIDAVPQAAMPLFTRPQSTFLGSASQVEAYVYALARFEPKPARFPKAHKTQKGEAPRAPRTVREMVDRCEEALPMPDLMTWLLEQEPDGATDELLYWFSRLSREKRFKRERLERREYHTHEHQVSLRSFALLSASDSAAENSASIPNAS; from the coding sequence ATGATCGAACCCAAGCGCGTCTTGCGCGCCCTCGCTGAACACTGGGCACTGCTTGAGCCACTGTGTGAGCACTTCGACCAAGGCACATTGAGCCTCAACGAACTGCGCACGCAACTCGCCGCCCAACAACTGGACAGCACGCCACAGGACATTACCAGCCTGCTCGACGTGTGGATTCGCCTCGATATTCTGATTCCGGTGGCAAAAAGCCCGAACCGTTTCGAGCTGAACGCGCAGATTCACGACTTCCTCGCCTACTTGCGGCGTGAACACCGCTTGGGCCTGTGCCTGGAAATCGAAGCCTATCTGCGCCACCTCGAGCGTCTGGCCGGTTACATCCAGGACGCGTTCGAAGTCCGCGATGGCCACGACCTTGCCCGCCAGTTGCGCCTGCTCGACATGCGCGTGCGCGACGTGCTGAAGAAGCTCGACAACGACGAACAGGCCCTCGTCGCCGTGGCCGAACGGGCGAAGACCAGCGACCGGCAGATTCCGCTGCGTCAGCGTTACGCCGAAGTACTGGCGACGTGGGACGAATACGTCGAACCGATGATCGATCTGGTGAACGCCGACGGCGCCTTCGAACAAGGCGTGCGCAAGGTCGAAACCGTGTTGCTGAAGATGCTCAGCGAACAGCAGCGCCTCGGTCATCTGGTCGACGACGACATGCTGCTGCGCACCCACGCGCGCATCCTCGAAATGCAGACCAGTGCCCAGCTGACTTTGCGTCATGCCCGCGAACTGCTGCTGCCGCTGCGTGAAGAAGCGCGTCGGCACAACGCCGTGACCCGTGGTGCCGCACTCGCATTGGCCGCGATTCGTCGTAAAGGCATCGACGCCGTTCCGCAAGCGGCGATGCCGCTGTTCACCCGCCCGCAAAGTACTTTCCTTGGCAGTGCGAGTCAGGTCGAAGCCTACGTGTACGCCTTGGCGCGGTTCGAGCCGAAACCGGCGCGCTTCCCGAAAGCGCACAAGACCCAGAAAGGCGAAGCCCCACGCGCCCCCCGCACCGTGCGCGAGATGGTCGACCGCTGCGAAGAAGCCCTGCCGATGCCGGATCTGATGACCTGGCTGCTGGAGCAGGAACCGGACGGCGCCACTGACGAATTGCTCTACTGGTTCTCGCGCCTGTCGCGGGAAAAACGCTTCAAGCGCGAGCGTCTGGAACGCCGCGAATACCACACTCACGAGCACCAGGTCAGCCTGCGCTCCTTCGCCCTGCTCTCGGCCAGCGACAGCGCCGCCGAGAATTCTGCGAGCATCCCCAATGCATCTTGA